The window GGGTATTGACGCGAGTAATCAAAATATGCAAGTCAGAGGAGCTGTAACGTTGCCAAAGGGTATAGGCAAAAAGATTAGAATTTTGGCCATTGCCGAAAGCAAAGAAGCAAGTGATGCAAAAAAAGAAGGGGCAGATTTTGTTGGAGGAGATGAATTAATAGAAAAGATACAAAAAGGTTGGCTAGATTTTGATTCTGTGGTTACTACTCCCGACATGATGAAAAAGTTGGCTAAGGCGGGCAAGGTTTTGGGTCCTCGAGGTTTAATGCCTTCGCCAAAAACAGGAACCGTGTCTAATGATTTGGGGAAAATTATTAAAGAGATGAAATTAGGCAGAGTGGAATTTCGCAATGACAAGTTTGGGAATTTGCATCTTGTTATTGGAAAAAGTTCTTTTTCTGCTTCTGATTTGATGGAAAATATAGCTACTTTGATAAAAGCAATATTAAAAGAAAAACCTCACAGTTCCAAGGGCTCTTATATAAACAAAGCTTACATATCTACTTCAATGGGGCCTTCGATAAGAATTGATACTAAACAATTTGCAGATATTCCTAAATTGTAAGAATCTCATGGATAAAAAAGCAAAACAAGAGAGTTTAAATTTTTTAGTTGATAGATTGAGCAACTTAAAATCCATAGTATTTACAAATTTCAAAGGTTTAAGCGCTCAAGAGATGTCGAATATTCAACAATTAGCAAGAGAAGGAAATGGAGAATATAAAGTAGTAAAAAACACTATAACTCTCAAGGCTATTGACAAAAGTGGTAGAGAGGGAATTAACCAATTTATTTCAGGTCCTTGTGCAATTGCATTTTTACCGGAAGACCCGACGTCGCTTGTGAAAGCATTCGTATCTTTTTCAAAACAGCATCAAGCTTTGATATTGAAAGGTGGCATAATAGAGGGCGAAATAGTTAGCGATGAGAATTTAAAGAAAATCGCAGCTCTTCCAAGTAAAACGCAGTTGTTGACCAATGTTGTTGGCAATTTAAATGCCCCAGTGGCAAATTTAGTTAGTTATTTGCACCAGATGATTTTCAGTCTGGTAAGTGTGATAAATTCAATTAAAAATAGTTCTGACAACAATCAGAACGTTCAAGATGGAGGGAACAAAGATGTCCAAGAAGGAAGCAGATAAAGAACAACAGGTAAAACCCAAAGAACAATCAAAGTCTACGAAGGTCAAATTGAGTAGAGAGGAAATTATAGAAGGCATTAAGAATTTGACCGTTATAGAACTTTCCGAATTAGTAAAGAACTTGGAAAGTGAATTCGGAGTTTCTGCAATTCAAGCTGTTCCTCAAGTTGTCGCTTCAGCTGGTTCTGGGTCAGGTCAACAGCAGGCTGCTGAAGAAGAAAAAACATCCTTCACCGTAATACTTTCTTCTACAGGAGATAAAAAAATCCAAGTAATAAAAGAAATCAGAAGTTTCACTAATCTTGGATTGAAAGAAGCTAAGGATTTGGTAGAAAGTGCACCAAAAACTGTAAAAGAAAATGTTTCCAAAGAAGAAGCAGAAGATATGAAGAAAAAGTTGGAAGCTGTTGGTGCGGTGGTAGAAGTTAAGTAGATAAATAATTATCACATTCCCACCTGCTTGCGAAGCGGGCGGGTGTCCCTGATGTTTCCCCTTGGTTTTTAATTTAAAGGGAATTTGGCGTGATATTGATTTTTTAATCAAACCCGCTTGCTTGCGAAGCGAGTAGGTAAAAAGGGAGGAAAAAGCGCGTATGCTTACATCTACTAATGTAAGAAATTTTAAAAAGATCCCTTTAGTGATGGGATTACCCAATTTAGTGGAGATACAGAATCAATCTTTTAATTCTTTTCTTCAATCTGATGCGCTCCCTTTAAAAAGAAAGAATGAAGGGTTGCAATCTCTCCTTAATGAATTGTCTCCGATTATTGCCAGCAATGGGAAATTTTCTCTCGAGTTTGGAAGTTACACTATGGGTAGTCCTCATTATAGTGTTGCGGAATGTATAAGAAGAGGCATTACCTATTCTTTCCCTCTGAAGTTAAAATTAAAGCTTAGTATTTATAAAAATCCTGTTCCTATATCTACCAGACGTAAGTCTGTGGAGCGTGGCGAAGTTAAGAAAGGATTAGAAGTAGAAAGCACTAGAGAAGAGGAAGTTTATCTTTGTGATTTTCCTGTTATGACGCAGAGAGGAACTTTTATTATAAATGGTATAGAAAGGGTTATTGCTTGTCAATTACATCGTTCTCCTGGAGCATTTTTTGAGTCTGGTGGGCAAAAGAAAGGCAAAGAAATTTTTGTTGCAAGAATAGTTCCGGACAGAGGCACTTGGATGGAATTTGAGACCGACAATAACGATCTCTTATATGGTGTAATAGGTCCGCGTAGAAGAATGTTGGGCACGGTGATTTTTAGGGCTTTAGGCTATCCAAAAGATGCAGATATAATAAAGCTTTTCTGTGAAATAGAGGAAATAAATTTAACTAAAAAGGGTTTTGATAAAAAGTTAATAGGGCAAATATTGGCGGAAGATGTAGTTGACGCAAAAACGGGACAAAAAATAGCCGAAAGTAAACAAGAAATTTCTCTACTTTTGCTTAAAACTCTTTCTTCTTTTGGTATGCACAAAATAAAAATTATAAAAGATAAAGACGCTACTGCGTTGATAATAAATACTCTTAGGAAAGATCGCACGCAGAGCAAAGAAGAAGCGTTAACTCAAATTTATTCTCGTATACGATCAGGTACACCTTTCGAATCAAATACTGCTGAAACTTATTTGCGAGGGATTTTGTTTGATAAGACAAGATTTGATTTGGGCAAGATTGGAAGACATAGATTAAATACAAGATTAAACTTAGACGTTCCTCTATCCAAGCGAGTTTTGACTATTACCGATATAGTTGCTGTAGTAAAAGAGTTGATTAATTTACAAATGGGTAAATCTAATGTAGATGACATTGACCGTCTCGGTAATCGTAGAGTTAGAAGTATCGGGGAGTTAATGGAGAATCAACTTCGTCCCTCGTTTATTAAACTTACTCGCTCGATTCACGAAAGATTGCTTATGGGCAAAGCGGAAGATTTAATGCCTCATACATTGATAAATCCCCGACTCATAAATAGTTCTTTAATGGAATTTTTCATTTCATCCCAACTTTCTCAATTCATGGATCAAACCAATCCGTTGGCTGAATTGACTCATAAAAGAAGATTGTCTGCCTTAGGTCCTGAAGGTTTAACTAGGGAAAGAGCCGGAATAGAAGTAAGAGACGTTCATCCTACTCATTATGGTCGTATTTGTCCAATAGAAACTCCTGAAGGCCAAAACATTGGATTGATAACCTCTTTGGCTACTTATACTCGCATAAATAGTTTGGGCTTATTGGAAGCGCCTTACAGAAAAGTGGAGAACAAAAAGGTTACGAATAATGTTGATTATCTTACGGCCGATGAAGAAGATAAATTTATTATAGCTCAGGCGAATGCGCAGGTTGATAAGAAAGGATATTTAGCGACCGATAGAGCATTGGTAAGATATAAAAGCGATTACCATTTTATGCCTAGCGCAGATGTTAACTACATGGATGTAGATCCGACTCAAACACTTTCCATATCTGCTTGTTTAATCCCATTTTTAGAACACGATGATTCCAACAGAGCTTTAATGGGTTCCAATATGCAGAGGCAAGCTGTTCCTCTTATGAATCCCCAAGCTCCTTTGGTTCAGACGGGAATGGAGCAGGTAGTGGCGAAGGAATCGGGAACAACAGTTTTAGCAAAGAGAGACGGTATCATAGATAGTGTTTCTGGCGATAGCATAATAGTAAGAGTAGTTTCTGGTGCTAAATCCTCTGCCTCGCCAAAGACGGCGAGTCGAGGCGGGGAAGATTTGCTTTTAGATGAGACGGATTACTATCCTTTGAAAAATTTTATAAGGTCAAATCAATCCACATGTGTTCATCAAAGACCCATAGTTAAATTGGGACAAAAAGTGAAAGAAGGAGATATTTTAGCTGATGGTCCTGCTATAAAAAATGGGAAATTAGCTTTGGGCAGAAATATGTTGGTAGCTTTCATGCCTTGGGAAGGATATAACTTTGAAGATGCTATTTTAGTTTCGGAGAAAATAATTAAGGAAGATGCCTATACATCAATTCACATAGAAGAATTTGAAGTTGAATGTAGGGAAACGAAATTAGGTAGAGAAGAAATTACTCCGGATATACCCAATGTTTCCGAAGAGGCTTTAAAGGATTTAGGTAGTGATGGTGTAATAAGAATAGGTGCCTATGTAAAGGCTGGTGATATTCTTGTGGGCAAGGTTACGCCAAAAGGCGAGTCTGTGCTTACTTCTGAAGAGAAATTGCTTAGAGCTATCTTTGGAGAAAAAGCCGGTGATGTGCTTAATACCTCTATGAAAATCCCGCCTGGCACTGAAGGCGTCGTAATAGATACTAAAATCTTTTCCAGAGAAGAAGAAGATAAGAAGCGATTAAAGGACAGTTCCTCAGAGGTGCAATCCATTAAAAGAAAAAAAGACGCTTTGTTGGAAAGTTTAGAGATGGAAGCGTTGAGTAAAATCAGGGAAATTATTAAGGATAAAAAAAGTCAGAAGGCAGTTAAAATTAAACCTGCTAATAAAACGAATTCCTCGAAAAGTGACAAAGAACTGCAAATAAAAGCTGGAGGAATCTTGTCGGCAAACTTGTTAAACCAACTCGACTTTAAAACATTAAAGAGTATAAAAGTAAAAGATGCGAAAACAAACGAAAAACTGGGTGATTGTTTGGAGGAGTTTTCAGAAAGAAAGAAAGCTATAGAAAAAGAAGCTGCGCAAGAAATAAAAGATTATATTCAGGTAGAAGAATTATCTCCTGGAGTTGTTAAATTAGTAAAGGTATATGTAGCTAGCAAAAGAGAACTTCAAGAAGGAGATAAGCTTTCTGGACGTCACGGGAATAAGGGAGTAATCGCTAAGGTTCTTTCTGAAGAAGATATGCCGTATCTTTCCGATGGAACGCCAGTAGATATTGTTCTAAATCCTTTAGGTGTTCCTTCCAGAATGAATTTGGGACAGCTTCTCGAAACGCATCTGGGATGGGCGGCAAAAGCTTTGGGTTTTGAAGCTATAACTCCTGTATTTAATGGAGCAACAGAAGAAGAAATACAGAACTGTTTGAAAGAAGCCAATTTACCTGAAGATGGTAAGGCTGTTTTATTTGACGGGAGAACAGGCGAACCGTTTAACCATAAGATAACAGTCGGTTATATATATGTACTTAAACTTGACCATTTGGTTGAAGATAAAATTCACGCTAGATCTATTGGTCCTTATTCCTTGGTTACACAACAGCCGTTAGGTGGTAAAGCTCGGATGGGAGGACAAAGATTTGGAGAGATGGAAGTTTGGGCTTTAGAAGCCTATGGAGCCGCGCATATTCTTCAAGAGATGTTAACAGTAAAAAGTGATGACATAGAAGGAAGGACTAGAACTTATGAAGCAATTGTCAAAGGCGAAAATACTTTAACTTCGGGAATCCCGGAGTCTTTTAATGTTTTAGTAAAAGAACTGCAAGGTCTTTGTCTTGATTTTAAAATAGAAAAGGATAAGGAATCAACGTGGGATAGCAGTAATTGGCAGTGGTTAAATAAAGAAAGAAAAAATGAGGTTTCCGAAATAAAAAGTGTCGGACTGGGATTGGCTTCGCCTCAGTTAATAAGGTCTTGGTCAAAAGGAGAAGTAAAAAAGCCTGAAACTGTGAATTATCGCACTTTCAGAGCCGAAAAAGGCGGACTTTTCTGCGAAAAAATATTTGGTCCAACTAAAGATTGGGAATGTTATTGTGGTAAATATAAGAAAATAAAACATAAAGGGGTTGTTTGCGACAGATGCGGCGTTGAAGTTACGGAATCCAGTGTAAGGCGCGATAGG is drawn from bacterium and contains these coding sequences:
- a CDS encoding 50S ribosomal protein L1 produces the protein MKKRSKRYKEINQKIDTDKLYSLDEAIGIIKETPKVKFNETVNLAIKLGIDASNQNMQVRGAVTLPKGIGKKIRILAIAESKEASDAKKEGADFVGGDELIEKIQKGWLDFDSVVTTPDMMKKLAKAGKVLGPRGLMPSPKTGTVSNDLGKIIKEMKLGRVEFRNDKFGNLHLVIGKSSFSASDLMENIATLIKAILKEKPHSSKGSYINKAYISTSMGPSIRIDTKQFADIPKL
- a CDS encoding 50S ribosomal protein L10, which produces MDKKAKQESLNFLVDRLSNLKSIVFTNFKGLSAQEMSNIQQLAREGNGEYKVVKNTITLKAIDKSGREGINQFISGPCAIAFLPEDPTSLVKAFVSFSKQHQALILKGGIIEGEIVSDENLKKIAALPSKTQLLTNVVGNLNAPVANLVSYLHQMIFSLVSVINSIKNSSDNNQNVQDGGNKDVQEGSR
- the rplL gene encoding 50S ribosomal protein L7/L12; amino-acid sequence: MSKKEADKEQQVKPKEQSKSTKVKLSREEIIEGIKNLTVIELSELVKNLESEFGVSAIQAVPQVVASAGSGSGQQQAAEEEKTSFTVILSSTGDKKIQVIKEIRSFTNLGLKEAKDLVESAPKTVKENVSKEEAEDMKKKLEAVGAVVEVK
- the rpoB gene encoding DNA-directed RNA polymerase subunit beta — translated: MLTSTNVRNFKKIPLVMGLPNLVEIQNQSFNSFLQSDALPLKRKNEGLQSLLNELSPIIASNGKFSLEFGSYTMGSPHYSVAECIRRGITYSFPLKLKLKLSIYKNPVPISTRRKSVERGEVKKGLEVESTREEEVYLCDFPVMTQRGTFIINGIERVIACQLHRSPGAFFESGGQKKGKEIFVARIVPDRGTWMEFETDNNDLLYGVIGPRRRMLGTVIFRALGYPKDADIIKLFCEIEEINLTKKGFDKKLIGQILAEDVVDAKTGQKIAESKQEISLLLLKTLSSFGMHKIKIIKDKDATALIINTLRKDRTQSKEEALTQIYSRIRSGTPFESNTAETYLRGILFDKTRFDLGKIGRHRLNTRLNLDVPLSKRVLTITDIVAVVKELINLQMGKSNVDDIDRLGNRRVRSIGELMENQLRPSFIKLTRSIHERLLMGKAEDLMPHTLINPRLINSSLMEFFISSQLSQFMDQTNPLAELTHKRRLSALGPEGLTRERAGIEVRDVHPTHYGRICPIETPEGQNIGLITSLATYTRINSLGLLEAPYRKVENKKVTNNVDYLTADEEDKFIIAQANAQVDKKGYLATDRALVRYKSDYHFMPSADVNYMDVDPTQTLSISACLIPFLEHDDSNRALMGSNMQRQAVPLMNPQAPLVQTGMEQVVAKESGTTVLAKRDGIIDSVSGDSIIVRVVSGAKSSASPKTASRGGEDLLLDETDYYPLKNFIRSNQSTCVHQRPIVKLGQKVKEGDILADGPAIKNGKLALGRNMLVAFMPWEGYNFEDAILVSEKIIKEDAYTSIHIEEFEVECRETKLGREEITPDIPNVSEEALKDLGSDGVIRIGAYVKAGDILVGKVTPKGESVLTSEEKLLRAIFGEKAGDVLNTSMKIPPGTEGVVIDTKIFSREEEDKKRLKDSSSEVQSIKRKKDALLESLEMEALSKIREIIKDKKSQKAVKIKPANKTNSSKSDKELQIKAGGILSANLLNQLDFKTLKSIKVKDAKTNEKLGDCLEEFSERKKAIEKEAAQEIKDYIQVEELSPGVVKLVKVYVASKRELQEGDKLSGRHGNKGVIAKVLSEEDMPYLSDGTPVDIVLNPLGVPSRMNLGQLLETHLGWAAKALGFEAITPVFNGATEEEIQNCLKEANLPEDGKAVLFDGRTGEPFNHKITVGYIYVLKLDHLVEDKIHARSIGPYSLVTQQPLGGKARMGGQRFGEMEVWALEAYGAAHILQEMLTVKSDDIEGRTRTYEAIVKGENTLTSGIPESFNVLVKELQGLCLDFKIEKDKESTWDSSNWQWLNKERKNEVSEIKSVGLGLASPQLIRSWSKGEVKKPETVNYRTFRAEKGGLFCEKIFGPTKDWECYCGKYKKIKHKGVVCDRCGVEVTESSVRRDRMGHIELVAPVAHIWMFRVIPSVMGTLLDMTLPNLEKLIYYDSWVVFEPGKTSLARQQILTDSELEEYRQKYGDTFEVGMGAPAVKRLLQELNLEKLRDGLQKKEKGTSSQVARRKINKRRKIVEAFMTSGNSPDWMILDRIPVIPPNLRPLVPLDKGGFASSDLNDLYRRVINRNNRLKRLIELDAPEIILRNEKRMLQEAIDALFDNGRRGRVVVGGTQGRPLKSLADTLGGKQGRFRQNLLGKRVDYSGRSVIVVDPKLKLDECGIPKEMALELFQPFIIKYLKEKGYFHTIKAGKKLMERRTVEVWEALSEVVKNHFVLLNRAPTLHRLGIQAFRPKLTESKAIKLHPMVCAAFGADFDGDTMSVHVPLFMETLLEAEMLILSTNNLFRPSDGSPILLPSQDMVWGLYYLTKMDSSSVVSGKADQTIKEENLRFFSSTEEAKFAYELGEIKLHTPMLLRTPERFRLHTKSNKLKTTTGRAIFNEVLPDGLEFVNEGMTKSKLSSFVDSYVKQFGKKATCELLDNLKELGFHYATMGGLSIGITDILVPPDKWLKIEKARKEVGKIERQYHEGIITYGERYNKLLDVWSRVGDEVAQNMFSELKKHPFNPVLLAMESEARGSAQQIRQLGGMRGLIARPRKQLTGAVGEIIEFPITTNFREGLSVLEYFISTHGGRKGLADTALKTAQAGYLTRRLVDVAQNVIVREENCGTVNGIIAKPLELGGRNFIPLKERIIGRTTIDDIKLPLLDEIIAKAGDEITEEIADAIQEAGIEEVSIRSVLTCQSKEGICVKCYGKDLATGTKVALGQAVGIMAAQSIGEPGTQLTLRTFHIGGTASRIVGETHYTAQTDGVIRFQNLNVTKNSDGKLLVLNRNGRILLEDEEGNKIENYSINVGSFLEVSDGQKVKAKEVIARWDPYTRPLLSEIKGKVEFKDLIRGLTMKEELNRETNIVEKVVIEHRGALHPQIIVRPASSKTASRDGDDYSGQVRYYPLPTNAHITVNVDEEIEIGTLLAKTPREVVKATDITGGLPRIAELFEARKPKNPAVVTEIDGNIKEIVMEGSVRDIVIEGSNETRRYAVPHGKHIEVDVGDWVAAGQKLTDGPAVTQEILRIEGERKLQQYLLNEIQEVYRLQGVKINDKHIEIIIRQMLMKVQIEDPGDTSFLWGEQVEKSEFQKENEGVISSGKKPAKGRPLVLGITKASLASPSFISAASFQETPRVLTRSAIFGRKDELKGLKENLMIGKLIPAGTGLQKYREIEVIKNADT